Genomic window (Ferrovibrio sp. MS7):
TGAGGAGGTTGGCGCGCTGCTTACGGGCGTGAGGACGCGCCCAGGATGACCAATACCGCTCAAGCTGTCGGCGTGGATTTCCACTGTCATCTTGACCTTTATCCCGACCATGAAGCCGCCATCGCAAGGGCAGAAGCTGCCCGAATTTACACGCTGACCGTCACGACAACACCCAAAGCCTGGGTACGCAATCACGAGCTCACGCGCCATACGCGCTTCGTGCGTGCCGCGCTCGGCCTGCACCCGCAGCTTGTCGCAGAGCGCGCCCACGAGCTACCGCTCTGGGAGGGGCACTTGTCCGAGACGCGATACGTGGGTGAAGTCGGGCTCGATGCGGGACCACGCTTCTACAAGTCTTTGGATGTCCAAAAGCATGTGTTCCGCCGTGTCCTTCGGTGCTGCGCTGAAGCGGGCGGTAAAATTCTCACAGTCCACAGCGTGAGAAGTACTTCACAGGTTCTAGATATGATTGAAGAACATTTACCACGCGATCGCGGAAGCGTCGTACTACACTGGTTTACAGGCAGCCGCAGCGAGGCCAAACGCGCCGTCTCCCTTGGCTGCTACTTCTCGATCAATGCGGAAATGGTTCGAGCAGACCGCGGCCGTGCTCTAGTCGCGGAATTGCCGATCGACCGCATCCTGACCGAAACCGATGGTCCGTTCACGCAGGTCGACGATCGCCCCAGTGAGCCCGCCGACGTGAAAGCGACGGTCGCCGCGATCGCCGGCCTTTTGAGCCTTTCATCGGACTCGATTACAAATACTGTACGATCAAACCTTCGATCCCTGGTTGGCTGACGTATGCCTAAAGCTGGCAATGTTGTAGTCATCGTCGCCAAGGCGGACCCTCACACTGCCGGGGCTGCCCCATCAACTACACGGCTGATAGTCTGGAGAATCCGGCTATTCGCATGGCCGTTAGCGACATCTTAGAAGGTGGAGATGAAGCCTTTCGCGAGCGCACGCCGATTGCAGGTTCGGCTGGATCGCTGAGGGGAAAACCTTCCCCGGCGGCCGGGCCAATCCTCTCGGCCGCCTCTTATGCGAGGAGAACCGGAACCTTCTAGAAAACTAGGCGACCTTTGGAGGCCAATTTTATTAGGATGTCTTGGCGTACTGGCTTGCGCCGCATGATGTCATTTAACCTCATCTTCAGCGCTCGAAGCTGGTCTGCCTGCGCCGTACCGCGAATCCTTTCTTCAACACTCTTCTCCAATTCTCGCTCATATTTAACCCGATAATCGGCCGCTATGCCCTTCCAGCGGTCAACATCCCGTTCCAACACGGCAATCTCCCTGGCCTGGAGATCAGCACTCACATGATTTTCAGCTAGCAGAGCCTCGAGTTCAGCGACCCGCGCTGACCCAGTGGAGCGACCGGCGGATTCGGGGCGACGGACGGGGGGCAGAAGCCCCTGCTCCCTGCCTGCCCTTAGGTATCGATTAATTGTCTCGTAACTCCCACGACCAATGACATCGCGCACATTACGAACACTTGGCGCGCGGCCACAGCTGATCAGGGCCTTAGCTGCCTTGACGACATCCTGTTCGGATATAGATGCGTTGCGCATGCCGGTTACTGTAACATTTTTTGTACGTTATGCAATTCGTTACATAATTCTGTCTGATAATATTGTTCTTTTATGCCCTCATCTTTTCATAACGAAATGGTAACGTTACATATGGTGCTACAGAATTGATCGGGGGCAGCCCGCTCGAATTCTTGAAGAAGAACACCAAAAAATTTTATGCCATTAGAATCAGGCAGCTTCTTGTACTATAGAAATAAAAAGTGGATTTAATTAGTCACTTATATTCTTTAAAGTAGCGGACATGGCCTTTGATGAACGAATTACGAAGCTTTTTGGCACTATCGCCTCGGCAAATGGCGCTTTGCATTATGCCGTAGTCGATCATCTTGACCGTGCCGTGTTCCAGTTCGAAGCCGATATGCCAACGGTCGAAATAGTCCGAGAGGCTATCCACAACTGCCTCGCCATTATGAACCACAACCTCGTGGAGGAGGCAGATGACCAGCCGAACCTTCAAACCCACTACCAAGTTTACAGACGCCTGAGGGACGCCGGCTGGATAGAAGAAATTCGTGACCGCTTCCGTGTACATGTCAATTTTACCGTCGCCGGGTTGCATACCCTCTCATTTGTAAGAGGTTTTTCGGAGCAAACACGTCAGAGCTATGGCGGGTCGGTCAAGCTGATCCACGATTCTCTGCACGATGCTCTGGCTGATGCCAACCCTGAAGCTGCCCGGGCTAATGCCGACAAAGTCATGGAGGCCGCTAACCTCGCTGACCGCATGGCCCGGCATTTCCGCGTGGTTATGTCGACCTTGCGCAAGATCGAAGGAGAGATCGCTAGGAGTCAGTCGACGGCTGGCGCTGTTGAAGTTTTCTTTAGAGACTTCGTATCCGAGACCCTAATCACAGACTGGGCAACGCTTAAATCGACCAACTCTCCTTTTCGAGTTCGGGCCGAAATCATCAACTATTGTGAAGCCGCGATCGACTATAGCGGTGTGCGGACCGCACTCGCCCAAGGTCTACTCGACAAAGGGTTTGTGAAGAGCGAGATCACGGACGCGGTCGAAATCATTACAAGCACTCTCGACAGGATTCGCATGACCTTCGAGGCCGTCGCCGACCTGCAAGAGCGGATCGACCGAATGATGGTCAGAGTTCAGACGCGGGTCAACTCCCGCCTTCGCTACCTAGATAGCATTGATGGCACCGAAATGAATGATATCGAAACCTTGCGTAGAACACTGTCGGACTCAGTCTGGGATCGTGTCAATTTCTCTTCTGGTATAGCACGGCGGAGCAAGACCTACGACCAGGAGGTATTTCGTTTTCCGAACATTTCATCCAGGTTCGTTGCAGGCGCAGCGCCGGCCCAGCGTCCAGCCACTGAAGAAGACCTGGCGCTGCAACGCTTGAAGGAGAGATTTGAGAATCTAGGGCTATTCGACCCACAAGCTATCGGTAAATTTATTCTATCCGAACTGCAGGATAGAAAATCGGCCACATTGTCGGAGCTCCCCGTGAACGGGGCCACTGATCTTCTTAACTTAATTGGATTCTATGGCCTCGACCGGGAATCTCTCGCGGCTCTCGAGACTGAGTTCGGAATTTCGGTGCAAAGGCGAGAGGGCAACGAAGACAACGAGTGGTTCACAGGGTCAGGACGACGCATCGAGATCAAGGACAAGTCATGAATGAGGATATTCAGACCTTAGCCGATAAGATCGATCGGACTGGAGCCGGAGCGGATATGGCATTCATCATGCAATCACTCCTCGATCGACAGTTTTTTATCCAAGGCGATCGCTTCACCGACAAACTCTACGCCATGGCTAGGGAGAAGTGGCGGGATGTTGAGGCCATTCTCGGTATGATGGGATATCAGGGCATTATGCGAACGGACATCGGCGTAATCGGCTTCCGAATGCGCCCCCTTGTGCATCCAAGAACGGGCGAGGTAGTCCAGCAGCCGCGCGAACGACGTCTCGATGTGCGCACCACCCTGCTCTTACTAACCTTACGACACCTCTATCATGCCCGCCGATCGATGGGTGACACAACCGGCGACGATGACGCCACAGGAATCGACGATGTTATAGTTACCAGCGACGAAATTGAAACCGCAATTACCGATACCTCGCCACAGCGATCCTATCCCAATACAAAGCAGCTTCGCGATGTGCTCAAGGACTTGGAGTATCATGGCCTCGTCCATGTCGATGCAGAAGCAGAGGAGCCATTTCTCGTAAAAATCAGACCAACGATTACCATTGTACTGAGCCAAGAAAAGATCGGACTTCTGAAACGCTTCACGGATGAGATGGCGCAACAACGGAAGATCGAGACAAATAATCAATGAACAGCAATACGCTCGAGCGACTGACAGCAATTAATTGGTATCTTTACCAAGCTGAGGATATCAGATTCGGTCCAATGACCGTAATTTTTGGTGGGAATGGCGCCGGAAAAACTGCGCTTCTTGACGCCATCCAGTGCTGCCTCCTGGGTATTGACCATCGTGCCCAAAGACTCAACTCCAGATCTGAGGATGGCAGTACGGCAAAGCAGCAATCGAGATCTGTACATTCTTATA
Coding sequences:
- the qatD gene encoding Qat anti-phage system TatD family nuclease QatD, with amino-acid sequence MTNTAQAVGVDFHCHLDLYPDHEAAIARAEAARIYTLTVTTTPKAWVRNHELTRHTRFVRAALGLHPQLVAERAHELPLWEGHLSETRYVGEVGLDAGPRFYKSLDVQKHVFRRVLRCCAEAGGKILTVHSVRSTSQVLDMIEEHLPRDRGSVVLHWFTGSRSEAKRAVSLGCYFSINAEMVRADRGRALVAELPIDRILTETDGPFTQVDDRPSEPADVKATVAAIAGLLSLSSDSITNTVRSNLRSLVG
- a CDS encoding DNA-binding protein, which codes for MRNASISEQDVVKAAKALISCGRAPSVRNVRDVIGRGSYETINRYLRAGREQGLLPPVRRPESAGRSTGSARVAELEALLAENHVSADLQAREIAVLERDVDRWKGIAADYRVKYERELEKSVEERIRGTAQADQLRALKMRLNDIMRRKPVRQDILIKLASKGRLVF
- a CDS encoding Wadjet anti-phage system protein JetA family protein is translated as MAFDERITKLFGTIASANGALHYAVVDHLDRAVFQFEADMPTVEIVREAIHNCLAIMNHNLVEEADDQPNLQTHYQVYRRLRDAGWIEEIRDRFRVHVNFTVAGLHTLSFVRGFSEQTRQSYGGSVKLIHDSLHDALADANPEAARANADKVMEAANLADRMARHFRVVMSTLRKIEGEIARSQSTAGAVEVFFRDFVSETLITDWATLKSTNSPFRVRAEIINYCEAAIDYSGVRTALAQGLLDKGFVKSEITDAVEIITSTLDRIRMTFEAVADLQERIDRMMVRVQTRVNSRLRYLDSIDGTEMNDIETLRRTLSDSVWDRVNFSSGIARRSKTYDQEVFRFPNISSRFVAGAAPAQRPATEEDLALQRLKERFENLGLFDPQAIGKFILSELQDRKSATLSELPVNGATDLLNLIGFYGLDRESLAALETEFGISVQRREGNEDNEWFTGSGRRIEIKDKS
- a CDS encoding DUF4194 domain-containing protein, yielding MNEDIQTLADKIDRTGAGADMAFIMQSLLDRQFFIQGDRFTDKLYAMAREKWRDVEAILGMMGYQGIMRTDIGVIGFRMRPLVHPRTGEVVQQPRERRLDVRTTLLLLTLRHLYHARRSMGDTTGDDDATGIDDVIVTSDEIETAITDTSPQRSYPNTKQLRDVLKDLEYHGLVHVDAEAEEPFLVKIRPTITIVLSQEKIGLLKRFTDEMAQQRKIETNNQ